In the Deinococcus apachensis DSM 19763 genome, ACGGGCCCCGAACGGGTTCCGGGGCGAGGCGCACGAGCAGCGCGCTGAGATCGGCGGCGCGGACGATGTGGTCCACCTTGACCTGAGTCATGGCGCTGAGCGGCATGGAGTCGTACTCGGCGTCTGCGGGGTCCTGCACGATCGCCGTGCCGCCGAAGCGCTTGATGGTCCACAGGCCGGAGGTGCCGTCGTCGAGCATGCCCGAAAGCACCACGCCGATGGCGCCCGGACCCTCGCTGTACCCGGCGGAACGGAACAGGGTGTCGATGGCGGGCCGGGAGCGGTTCTCCTTGGGGCCCTGCTTGACCGAGAGGTGCCCATCCTCGACGAGCAGGTGACGGTCGGGCGGGGCGCAGTAGAGGCGTCCGGGCCGGATGGGCTCGCCGTCGCGCGGGTGGGAGGCGGGGAGGGGACCGGCGCCCGTCAGAATCTGGGGCAGGTGGCTGGGGCTGTGCGCGGGGATGTGCGTGACGATGCAGACCGCGGCGGGAAAGTCGGCGGGCAACTCGGCGGCGAGGTCGATCAGGGGTTGCGTGCCCCCAGCGGACGCGCCGATCACGATGAGCCGGTGGGGAAGCATGCCCCCAGGTTACGCTCGCGGCCGTGAGGTGATGCTGGGGAGGGCTTGGTGGACGCCGCCCGTGAGCGTGCGGGAACGGGGCGGATGACGAACGCGTGAGGAGGGGTCATGTGGACGCGCTGGCCTTCCCGCCGGAGCAGCAGGGACCGAAACCGGAGGTGCTGCTGCTCGGCCTCCAGCCGCCGCGCAAGGGCCGCTTGGAGATGCGGCAGGAATGGCGCGCTGCTCCGTATGCACGGCGGCTGGGAAGGGTGCGGCCCACCTCCGTGCTCAGGCCACGCGACGGAGCAGACCCACGCCCGTGCGGTCGGGCCCCTTCAGACCTCGCGCTCCAGCCTCCGGTTCTGGGGGCGTTGAGAACGTTTCCCGGCTTGCCCCGGCGACCGCACGGGGCAGACCGGGCAGGTGACCAGGCGTCAGGACTGCCCGGGTAAAGCGTGGGCCCAGGCGGAACGGTCCGTTCCAGCATCAGGCGGGCTTCTCGGGCGCGCCCCGGCGCTCAGCCCTTCTCAGCCCGCGGCAGGGTGACCCGGAACAGCACGCCCTCCCCCGGGCGACCTTCCGCCCGCACCCGACCCCCCTGTCGCCCGAGAGCCCGGCGCACGTTGGAGAGCCCCAGCCCACCGAACGCCGTGTTCCGGGGCACCGAGTGGTCGAGCACCTCAAACACCCGTTCACTGAGCGCCTCCGGGAATCCCTGCCCGTTGCCCTGGAGGCAGAGCACCACCTGCTCGTCTTCGTGGTGCGCCTCCACCCGGATCACCGGCGGCTGCGCCTCCCAGGCATCCTCCACGGTGAAGGCGAGCAGTTCCATCAGCACCTGCCACATCAGCAGGGCGTCCCCCTGAATCCTGGGGAGCGGCTGGGCGTCCCACCGCACCCGGCGCTCACGGGTGAGCGGTTCGAGGTCGTGCCGCACCTGCACCAGCAGGACGTTCAGGTCCAGGGTCTGGAGGCGCAGCGCCTGGCCCTCGATGTGGGCCAGCGGCCGCAATGCCGAGACCCGTTCGGTGAGCTGCTCGGCTTCCCGCCGGGCCAGCTCGAACAGGCGGCGGGCCCGGGGGTCGAGCTGCGCGCCGAGCGGCCCATCGACCAGCTTGAGGACATTCCACAGCCGCTGCACGGGTTCGCCCAGGTTGTGGGACAGCATGTGGGTGTCGCCGCGCAACTCGATGTTGCGTTCCTCCAGCGTCTCGCGCAGGGCCCGCTGCTGATGGGTCAGGACCGCGCGATCGAGCGCCTGCCCCGCCAACGCGGCCAGGGAGAGCAGGAAGGCCTGCTCGTCGTGGTCGAAGGTGTGCTCGCCGGGCGTTCCAGCGTGAGCATCCCGTGGGCCCGCTGACGACCGGGCAGGGGCACCACGGCCAGGGCGAACGGGGCGTCCGGCGGTTCCACCGGGTGAGCCGGGGCGAGCAGGGGCGGGAGGTCCTGCCCACGGGAGGTAAAGAGGGCCTGGCCTGTCCCGGCGGCCAGGCACCAGGGATGCTGGGTGCTCAGCGAACACCGGGGGGCAACCTCGAACTGCACGTCAGCCTCGCCCAGGGGCCGGACCTGTTCGACCACCATCTGGTCCCAGTCCAGCAGACTGACGCTGCCGCGGGCGGTGGGAAACAGCGGGGAAAACGGCCGCAACAGCGTGTCCACGACCAAAAGAGGGTCGAAGATCGGGGAGAGCGTTTCGGCGAGCTGCCGCAGGTGAGCCGCCCGGGTGCGGGCCAGCGTCAGGGCATCGATGGCCCACGACCCGGACCGACGGTGGGAAGGCACGAGGTCATGCTTTCAGTTTAGGCCTTGGACGTGAGGGGGGACACTGCGGTCCTTGAGCCCCCCCTCACGCCCACCGTGCCCTTCTGCCGGACCAGGCCGAGGGGAGGCGCGAGCGTGGGCCTACAGCCTGGTGGTGACCCTGAAGGTGCAG is a window encoding:
- a CDS encoding chemotaxis protein CheB codes for the protein MLPHRLIVIGASAGGTQPLIDLAAELPADFPAAVCIVTHIPAHSPSHLPQILTGAGPLPASHPRDGEPIRPGRLYCAPPDRHLLVEDGHLSVKQGPKENRSRPAIDTLFRSAGYSEGPGAIGVVLSGMLDDGTSGLWTIKRFGGTAIVQDPADAEYDSMPLSAMTQVKVDHIVRAADLSALLVRLAPEPVRGPWELTVSDDERRRVEIEVSIAGRVNAFRKGVMDFGQVTPQTCPECGGVLVQIREGGFTRYRCHTGHAYTGDALLAAVTEHVEETLWQTMRTLEETTMLLENTGREFQANGNVRLARAYERRARELESRSRVFFEAITHNETLSAARLKQNDGE
- a CDS encoding sensor histidine kinase, whose amino-acid sequence is MAGQALDRAVLTHQQRALRETLEERNIELRGDTHMLSHNLGEPVQRLWNVLKLVDGPLGAQLDPRARRLFELARREAEQLTERVSALRPLAHIEGQALRLQTLDLNVLLVQVRHDLEPLTRERRVRWDAQPLPRIQGDALLMWQVLMELLAFTVEDAWEAQPPVIRVEAHHEDEQVVLCLQGNGQGFPEALSERVFEVLDHSVPRNTAFGGLGLSNVRRALGRQGGRVRAEGRPGEGVLFRVTLPRAEKG